One Solanum lycopersicum chromosome 2, SLM_r2.1 genomic region harbors:
- the LOC112940857 gene encoding protein FAR1-RELATED SEQUENCE 5-like, whose translation MPEDEHKDDFPNVNDEFSKLAKETFEISNLEEQNAEGIEDSLEDIESNMNAVVSFVPQLGEQELREPYIGMEFQSLDTGFKFYLDYAHRNGFSVRKNRISRSRKDKSIIGQEFFCSKEGFRSKKCLESNKQRDETREGCKVMIYMSKKEEEKWVIARLVLNHNHELASPNSQKFLRSKRKKSEAQKNLIDLLNNSGIRPSKIASVLTTQAGGIENLNITGRDIQNYLSTKRQNCLEKGDAQLMLKYFQKRQSGSPGFFYAIQMDVEGHLANCFWVDARSRIAYKNFGDVFLFDPTYLTNKYKMSFVPFTGVNNHHQSILFGCSLLWDETEETFQWLLHTWQEAMFGISPRTIITDQDAAITNAVAKVFPNSAHHFCMWHIEKKIPEYLSHVFHAFDDFKNKFSKCLHCTTTPEEFEIA comes from the exons ATGCCTGAAGATGAACACAAAGACGACTTTCCAAATGTAAACGATGAGTTCAGCAAGCTTGCCAAA gaaacttttgaaatctctaATTTAGAAGAGCAAAATGCAGAAGGAATTGAAGATTCCTTGGAGGATATAGAAAGCAACATGAATGCAGTTGTATCTTTTGTTCCTCAACTAGGTGAGCAAGAATTAAGAGAGCCTTACATCGGTATGGAATTTCAATCACTTGATActggatttaaattttatcttgattatgctCATCGTAATGGTTTTAGTGTGCGCAAAAATCGAATTAGTagatcaagaaaagataaatccATTATTGGTCAAGAGtttttttgttcaaaagaaGGATTTCGTTCAAAAAAATGTCTTGAGAGTAATAAGCAACGAGATGAGACTAGAGAGGGGTGCAAAGTGATGATATATATgtcaaagaaagaagaagaaaagtggGTTATagctaggcttgtcttgaatcaTAATCATGAACTTGCTTCTCCTAATAGTCAGAAATTCTTGcgatcaaaaagaaaaaaatcagagGCTCAAAAAAATCTTATTGATCTCTTAAATAATTCTGGTATTCGTCCAAGTAAAATCGCATCAGTGTTAACTACTCAGGCGGGAGGCATAGAGAATCTCAATATAACTGGACGAGATATTCAGAATTATTTGAGCACTAAAAGGCAAAATTGTCTTGAGAAAGGAGATGCACAATTGATGTTGAAATACTTTCAAAAGCGACAATCTGGTAGCCCGGGATTCTTTTATGCAATACAAATGGATGTGGAGGGTCATTTAGCTAATTGTTTTTGGGTAGATGCTAGGTCTAGGATAGCTTACAAGAATTTTGGAGATGTTTTCCTATTTGATCCTACATACTtgacaaataaatataagatgtCTTTTGTTCCATTTACCGGAGTTAATAACCATCACCAATCCATTTTATTTGGATGTTCTCTTCTTTGGGATGAAACGGAAGAAACTTTTCAGTGGTTACTTCATACTTGGCAAGAGGCAATGTTTGGTATTTCCCCTCGTACAATAATCACAGATCAAGATGCTGCAATAACAAATGCAGTTGCAAAGGTGTTCCCGAAtagtgcacaccatttttgtATGTGGCACATTGAGAAGAAGATTCCTGAATATCTAAGTCATGTTTTTCAtgcatttgatgattttaaaaataagtttagtaagtgTTTACATTGTACAACAACTCCTGAGGAATTTGAAATTGCTTAG